A genomic region of Papaver somniferum cultivar HN1 chromosome 7, ASM357369v1, whole genome shotgun sequence contains the following coding sequences:
- the LOC113295366 gene encoding dnaJ homolog subfamily C member 18-like, protein MEEEAQFLRDDAEIKFKAQDFAGALWLANMAQDLDPNLQGIQQYIAAYSVHVAAYESNTIKKQYKRMALLVHPDKNGSIAAESAFKLIQDANEILSDPITRMGFELKRNRSKPASPTPTASTSSTKVSAKPSVNRHDDKSKYKTGQSSSYYYDDCEYDEDTWPDEEEDEEDFGLKGLKLLYSIFIHMQKRITSSPEASEEEDEEEEEEDEDE, encoded by the exons ATGGAAGAAGAAGCTCAATTTCTAAGAGACGATGCGGAAATTAAATTCAAGGCTCAAGATTTTGCTGGAGCATTATGGTTAGCTAACATGGCTCAAGATTTGGATCCTAACCTCCAAGGTATACAACAGTATATCGCGGCTTACAGTGTTCACGTTGCTGCTTATGAAAGCA ATACTATAAAGAAACAATACAAAAGAATGGCACTGTTGGTCCATCCTGATAAAAATGGTTCAATTGCGGCAGAGAGTGCTTTCAAACTCATCCAAGACGCAAATGAAATATTATCTGACCCTATTACGAGAATGGGTTTTGAGTTGAAACGAAACCGATCAAAACCGGCGTCGCCAACACCGACGGCATCTACATCATCAACAAAAGTAAGTGCGAAACCCTCTGTAAACCGGCATGAcgacaaatctaaatacaagacTGGACAGTCAAGTTCTTATTATTATGATGATTGCGAGTATGACGAGGATACTTGGCCTGATGAAGAGGAGGATGAAGAAGAC TTTGGTTTGAAAGGTCTTAAATTActgtattcaattttcattcataTGCAA AAAAGGATTACATCTTCACCTGAAGCTTCGGAAGAAGAggacgaggaagaagaagaagaggatgaggaCGAATAA